One Diospyros lotus cultivar Yz01 chromosome 1, ASM1463336v1, whole genome shotgun sequence genomic window carries:
- the LOC127802557 gene encoding uncharacterized protein LOC127802557, whose amino-acid sequence MAENSDSSMNTGEVATENYVASVSSRAGIGFGAGVSELPGMLLPYRLDGKNYLQWAQLVQTFLKGRGKLSHLTSLPPAATDHNFQVWDIEDSFIMSWLWNVMQPDVSRNYMFLSTDREIWEVAKQTYFKVQDASIIYEVKTKISSTKQGGMTVTEYYNSMNALWLELDQYQKIKMVCSADAATLNKIMERDRIVEFLAGLNSGFDQVRVQILDREKLPSLNEVFAMVRSEENRRAVMLQGAFTDGSALVSNKGEGSRQRGGKSGAQGRPNDREGLWCTYCKKPRHTRDNCFKHHGKEAVLSKMGGFPSTTTRPSTQSYLSQKGQEEDGTMEKLEEKFSDITLLNSEEINKLKFFLKTIQDDGSCSLAHQDPFGNENREEDWGC is encoded by the exons atggcagaaaactcagaTTCCAGCATGAACACTGGAGAAGTAGCCACTGAAAATTATGTAGCAAGTGTTAGTTCGAGAGCTGGTATTGGTTTTGGGGCAGGAGTAAGTGAGCTTCCCGGCATGCTACTACCTTATCGATTGGATGGTAAAAACTACCTCCAATGGGCGCAGCTGGTTCAAACTTTCCTCAAAGGTCGAGGAAAACTCAGCCATCTTACTTCTCTTCCTCCGGCAGCAACTGATCATAATTTCCAGGTATGGGATATAGAGGATTCTTTTATTATGTCGTGGCTATGGAATGTCATGCAACCTGATGTAAGTAGGAATTATATGTTTCTAAGTACAGATAGGGAAATCTGGGAAGTAGCTAAGCAAACCTACTTTAAAGTGCAAGATGCATCGATTATATATGAAGTTAAAACCAAGATAAGTAGTACTAAACAAGGGGGGATGACTGTTACAGAGTACTACAATAGCATGAATGCCTTGTGGTTAGAATTGGAtcaataccaaaaaattaagaTGGTGTGTAGTGCTGATGCTGCAACCCTTAATAAGATCATGGAAAGGGATagaattgttgaatttttggCTGGCCTTAACTCGGGTTTTGATCAAGTAAGGGTGCAGATTCTTGACCGAGAGAAATTGCCCTCACTCAATGAGGTATTTGCAATGGTAAGAAGTGAGGAAAACAGGCGGGCAGTGATGTTGCAGGGGGCATTCACTGATGGATCAGCTTTAGTGTCAAACAAAGGAGAAGGATCAAGGCAGAGAGGTGGAAAATCAGGGGCACAAGGGCGGCCTAACGACAGAGAGGGACTTTGGTGTACATATTGCAAGAAACCTCGGCATACCCGAGATAATTGCTTCAAGCACCACGGAAAGGAAGCAGTCCTAAGCAAAATGGGAGGATTCCCAAGTACAACTACTCGACCTAGCACTCAATCCTATCTATCACAAAAGGGACAAGAAGAGGATGGAACTATGGAAAAGCTGGAGGAAAAATTTTCAGATATCACTCTTCTCAACAGTGAGGAAATCAACAAATTGAAATTCTTTTTGAAGACCATACAAGATGATGGCAGCTGCTCATTGGCTCATCAAGACCCTTTTG GCAATGAAAACCGGGAGGAGGATTGGGGCTGCTAG